Proteins encoded in a region of the Pseudomonas shahriarae genome:
- the rdgB gene encoding RdgB/HAM1 family non-canonical purine NTP pyrophosphatase: MMNLTQLVLASHNAGKLKELQAMLGESVQLRSIGEFSQVEPEETGLSFVENAILKARNAARISGLPALADDSGLAVDFLGGAPGIYSARYADGKGDAANNAKLLDALKDVPDAMRGAQFVCVLALVRHADDPLPILCEGLWHGRILHAASGEHGFGYDPLFWVPERNVSSAELSPADKNQISHRARAMDLLRQRLGLK; this comes from the coding sequence ATAATGAACCTGACACAACTCGTACTGGCCAGCCATAACGCCGGCAAACTCAAGGAACTCCAGGCCATGCTCGGCGAATCGGTGCAACTGCGCTCGATTGGCGAGTTCAGCCAGGTGGAGCCGGAGGAAACCGGCCTGTCGTTCGTCGAGAACGCCATCCTCAAGGCCCGCAATGCCGCGCGCATTTCCGGGCTGCCGGCACTGGCCGACGACTCCGGCCTGGCCGTGGACTTCCTCGGCGGCGCCCCCGGCATCTACTCGGCGCGCTATGCCGACGGCAAAGGCGACGCGGCGAACAACGCCAAGCTGCTGGACGCCCTCAAGGACGTGCCGGACGCGATGCGCGGCGCGCAGTTTGTCTGTGTGCTGGCCCTGGTGCGGCATGCCGACGACCCGCTGCCGATTCTCTGCGAAGGTTTGTGGCACGGGCGCATCCTGCACGCGGCCAGCGGCGAGCACGGGTTTGGCTATGACCCGCTGTTCTGGGTGCCGGAGCGCAATGTGTCCAGCGCCGAACTGAGCCCCGCCGACAAGAACCAGATCAGCCACCGCGCCCGCGCAATGGATTTGCTGCGCCAGCGTCTGGGCTTGAAATGA
- the hemW gene encoding radical SAM family heme chaperone HemW — translation MTQNTSAQPLILGGAQTPRAALPVLPPLALYIHIPWCVRKCPYCDFNSHTASKVLPEEEYVDALLADLDQDLHAVYGRELSSIFFGGGTPSLFSAAALGRLLEGVEQRIRFARDIEITLEANPGTFEQEKFVAYRKLGINRLSIGIQSFQQDKLKALGRIHNGDEAVRAAGMARQAGFDNFNLDLMHGLPDQSLDDALGDLRQAIALKPTHLSWYQLTLEPNTVFWNQPPTLPEDDTLWDIQEAGQALLAEHGYAQYEVSAYAQPGRPARHNLNYWSFGDFIGIGAGAHGKLSHPDGRIVRTWKTRAPKDYLNPAKTFQAGSKELTNEELPFEFLMNALRLTEGVEARLYAERTGLDLASLEQARRDAEQSGLLQVEPSRLAATDRGQLFLNDLLQKFLS, via the coding sequence ATGACCCAGAACACCTCCGCGCAGCCCCTGATCCTCGGTGGCGCGCAAACACCTCGGGCGGCCCTGCCAGTGCTGCCGCCCCTGGCGCTGTACATCCACATCCCGTGGTGCGTGCGTAAATGCCCCTATTGCGACTTCAACTCCCACACCGCCAGCAAGGTGCTGCCGGAAGAAGAGTATGTCGACGCGTTGCTGGCGGACCTGGATCAGGACCTGCACGCGGTGTATGGTCGCGAGCTGAGTTCGATCTTCTTTGGCGGCGGCACGCCAAGCCTGTTCAGTGCTGCGGCGCTGGGGCGGTTGCTGGAGGGCGTGGAGCAACGTATCCGGTTTGCCCGCGACATCGAGATCACCCTGGAAGCCAACCCCGGCACCTTCGAGCAAGAGAAGTTCGTCGCCTACCGCAAGCTGGGGATCAATCGCCTGTCGATTGGCATCCAGAGCTTCCAGCAGGACAAGCTCAAGGCCCTGGGCCGCATCCACAATGGCGACGAAGCCGTACGCGCCGCCGGCATGGCACGCCAGGCCGGCTTTGATAACTTCAACCTGGACCTGATGCACGGTTTGCCCGACCAATCCCTGGACGACGCCCTGGGCGACCTGCGCCAGGCGATTGCGCTCAAGCCGACCCACCTGTCGTGGTACCAACTGACCCTGGAACCCAACACTGTGTTCTGGAACCAGCCGCCGACGCTGCCGGAAGACGACACCCTGTGGGATATCCAGGAAGCCGGCCAGGCCCTGCTCGCCGAACACGGCTACGCGCAATATGAAGTCTCGGCCTACGCCCAGCCGGGCCGGCCCGCGCGGCATAACCTCAATTACTGGAGTTTTGGCGACTTTATCGGCATCGGCGCCGGCGCCCACGGCAAGCTCAGCCATCCAGACGGGCGCATCGTGCGCACCTGGAAGACCCGCGCACCGAAGGACTACCTCAACCCGGCAAAAACCTTCCAGGCCGGGTCGAAAGAGCTGACCAATGAAGAATTGCCCTTTGAGTTCCTGATGAACGCCCTGCGCCTGACCGAGGGCGTCGAAGCCAGGCTGTATGCCGAGCGCACCGGCCTGGACTTGGCCAGCCTGGAACAAGCCCGCAGGGATGCCGAACAAAGTGGCTTATTGCAGGTCGAACCGTCACGCCTGGCGGCCACGGACC